GTGGTCGCGGCTGGCGTCGTCAACACAGATGATTTCGAAGGCCCGCCCGAGTTTATCCAAAGCAGTCGTCAGCTCTTCCAGCAACGGAAAAATATTTTCTTCCTCGTCGAAAATCGGAATGACGACCGAGAGCTCAGGTTTATACGTGTTCATGGCAACCTCTACCTGCAGCCGCCGAGAAAATCGGCAATGGCCCTGACTACCGTTTCAATTTCGGCGGCGCTGATGTAGGGGAACATCGGCAGCGACAGGACTTCGGCGGTCGCGGCCTCGGTTCGTGGCAGACTGCCGGCTTTCAGGTCGAGGTACGCGTAGGCCGGCTGCCGGTGCAGCGGCTGGGGGTAATGGAGGCCGGTCTGGATGCCTTTTCCCTGCAGATATCGGCGCAAAGCCTCGCGTTTCGGGTGACGGATGACGTAGAGATGCCAGATGGCCTCACCTCCGACCGGAACCTGGGGCCGGATGATTTCCGGGTATGGGGTCAGGAGAACATCGTAAAGGGCCGCGGCCCGGCGCCGGTCGGCATTCCAGTCATCCAGGGCTTTGAGGCAGATTGAAAGCTGGGCCGCTTTCAGGGTATCGAGCCGGCTGTTGGTGCCGATAATCTCGTGCGTGAACTTGTCCTGACGGCCGTGATTGGCCAGCATTCGCACCCGGGTTACCAGTTTTTGGTCGTTGGCGGCCATGGCGCCGCCGTCGCCGAAGGTGCCGAGATTCTTGGACGGGAAAAAACTGAAGCAGCCGGCCTGGCCGATGCTGCCGACCCTTCGTCCCTGGTAGCGGGCGCCCATGGCCTGGGCCACATCTTCAATCAGGTAAAGCCGATGTCGCTCGGCAATCTTTCTCAGCGCATCCATATCCGCCGGAATCCCGTACAGGTGGACCGGCAGCAGGGCCCGGGTTTTCGGGGTGATGGCGGCGGCGGCGGCCTCCGGATCCATGGCGAAGGTTCCCGGGCTGATATCGACGAAAACCACCTCGGCGCCGGTCAGACTGATGGCTTCGGCGGTGGGAAAAGCGGTGTTGGCCACGGTGATGACTTCGTCGCCGGGGCCGATGCCTAAAGCCTGCAGGGTCAGGCTCAGGGCGTGAGTGCCGCTGCTGACGCCGCAGGCCTGGTCGAGGCCCATCCAAACGGCCAGTTCCTTTTCAAAAATCCCGACCTCGGGGCCGTTGATGAAGGCCGAGCGGCTAATGATGTCGTCGAAACTTTTTCTGATCTGCGGTAACAGAGGGGCGAACTGACGGCTGAGGTCAACGAAGGGTACGGACATGACAAAATCTCCCGGCTTGTGGGTTGCTTAATGTTGAGCTTTAGCCTGTATAGTCGGGGAACTCTGAAGAAAGCGTGAACAGGCCTGGATGTTGTTGATGATTCAGTTGCCGTCGCTCAAAAAAAACTCGTATTTACGAGGCCGGGCCGGCGTCACTCCATAAAGCAGCCCGGTATGTCATAAGATTGAGCCGAAAAGGATACCGGGAAAAGTAAACCAGCCCAGCCGGGTTTTGCTTAGCCTCGGGCTTGTTGCCAAAATGACCTCCGGAAAGCTGCAATAAAGTTGAAAGGCTTAATCTTGCATTAGTTCCAAGGCATATTTCCCGTCATGATTGCGGGTCAGGATCACCATGGTTTCCCGGCCATTCTCCTGGGTGAAGGCAAAATCAATAATGTCGCGGGGGAGCCTGGGCGATTGCCAGCTCTCGCGGATTTCTCCGTTTTGCCACTGAATGCCGACAATCTGATCATATTTGACCTGGTTGTCGACGAACAGGTTGAGCCCCTTTTCGGCCGGACCGGATTCAGCCGCGCGGCCTTTTCTGATCAGAAAGATCTGTTGGCCGTAATTGTTGCAATTGATGAAACGTCGCGCCGTGAAGCGGATCTCAGCGCTTTTCGAGTCGGAAAAACCGCCGGTGAATTCAACGTTTTTCAGTTTCTGGTTATAAGGGGTTTCGGCAAAAACGCCATAGTGGTGGTCGGCAGTGATCAGCCTTTCGGAGTTGCGGCCATTGAAACCGGCCAGATGTCCCACTTCGTCCAGAATCAGAAGATGTTCGTCGTTGAAAGGACTCAGATTGAAATTGTAGAGTGAGAAGACATCGCGGGCCGGTTGGTACTCACCGCGGATCGCGAATCCACCGTTATAATAGCCGGCCCAGTGAATAGGGGTTTTATACTGTTTGAAATCGCCCATCTCCTGGGTCAGGAGCACAACTTTTCCGTCCCGTTGTTCGATCGTGCGGAAATAATATGGTAAGTCCCCGCCTAGAAGCTGAAGCGCCGTTTCCCCGGGTTCGAGAATTATGGAATGTAACGAGGTGTCCAATTTGTTGTCGACGATGACGGGGCGGCCGAGGCTCAGATAGATTTCGTCCAGCCCGTTGTGGTTGAAATCGCCGGCATGCAGATGAATGGGAATGAAATCATTGTCGGGCAGGCGATAGCGGGCAACCGGCTTTATTTCAAGGTGGCTGAAAGTATAGATTTCCAGCCACTGGTTGTTGAGGAGGACCAGTTCCTGGCCGGGTTGGTGGTCGCAATCAGCAAAAACCAGACGCTTATAGGGACTTTTCAATTCAATTTTCCCGGCTGCTTGGTCCTCGGATGTCGCTCCTGCGGCCCGGGTAAAGGACTGAGAACCATTGCTGAAAGGCCTAAACTGGTAGCCGGGCGCCGGAGCTTGGAGCAAGGCCGCGCCCTCGGGGCGGGTGATGGCCGGCGCCTGCTCGAGCTGAAAAACCCGCTGGTAAAAAACATTCTGGTCGCGGTCGATCAAGCGACAGCTGACCTGATTTGCCCGAGCTTCAAAAGTGATGATTAAGGGGTGAATACCGTCCGGGTCGGCGGCTGCGATCCGGGTCCAGGTTCTGATAGCATAGGGAATCTGATTGGTTTGTAAGACTTCGGTCAGATCCCGGTAGGGCTGGATGCTCTGCGGGGCGGCGAGGTTGCTGTAGAGGTAGATCCGGTTGTGGCTGAGAGGGAACAGCGGAGCCTGGGGTGGAATCTTTTGTGAACCCGGCAGGATTGTACCGCGGGCCCGATCGCCATGGATCTGGGTCAGGAGCAGGCTGGCGATATTGTCTTGTAGAGATAACGCCGCGCCCGGCAGGCTGTTTCCCTTCGCCACCAGGGTCATGCCGGTGGTGACACCTGACTTTTTCAGGTTGATAATGACGGTTGTGCCCTGGACCATGGCGACTTCGGCAACCGCCAGATTACCCTGATGCAGGCGGCCCTGAATCGTCTGCATCAGATCAGTCCAGGGCGTCGCCGCCGGCAGCGCCGGGCGGTCGCAGGCGAAAGCGGCCACCAGAACCAGCCCCGTAATCCAGATTCTGCCTCTGTGTTTGTTCATTTTTTTCCTCAAATGCCGGTGCGGCCACTGATCAGGGCCTGCATGGCGGTCTGGATGTAGGCGTTCAGGTCTGTTTCCATCATCTCCGCGGTTTCGGACTCGCTGACCGGGGTGGCCCGGCCTTCGGGGTAAAGCTGATAGTCGTAGAGCTGGGGGACGCGTCCGGCCGGGGGCTTGACGAAGATTTTTTCGCCGCGGACGAGGGCGACCGAGGGGTCGCTGCCCGAGGGTTTGATGACGGCGAAACCGGGGTCGTCAGCGGCGGTCTGCAGAAGATTGCGGCCCCAGCCCTGATGTGCAAACGGCTGTTCCAGGAGGCCGAGGATGGTTGGTACGACATCGATCTGGCTGCCGACCAGCGAGCGCCGGGGGCCGAATTTCTCCCTCAGGCCCGGGGCCAGCAGCAGCAGGGGGATGTGAAAACGCAGAAGTTCAATGTCGGTGAGCTGA
This portion of the Pseudomonadota bacterium genome encodes:
- a CDS encoding DegT/DnrJ/EryC1/StrS family aminotransferase yields the protein MSVPFVDLSRQFAPLLPQIRKSFDDIISRSAFINGPEVGIFEKELAVWMGLDQACGVSSGTHALSLTLQALGIGPGDEVITVANTAFPTAEAISLTGAEVVFVDISPGTFAMDPEAAAAAITPKTRALLPVHLYGIPADMDALRKIAERHRLYLIEDVAQAMGARYQGRRVGSIGQAGCFSFFPSKNLGTFGDGGAMAANDQKLVTRVRMLANHGRQDKFTHEIIGTNSRLDTLKAAQLSICLKALDDWNADRRRAAALYDVLLTPYPEIIRPQVPVGGEAIWHLYVIRHPKREALRRYLQGKGIQTGLHYPQPLHRQPAYAYLDLKAGSLPRTEAATAEVLSLPMFPYISAAEIETVVRAIADFLGGCR